DNA from Polaribacter sp. NJDZ03:
AGAGAAAGATGGTGAGTTACAAAAAAAAGGTCATTTTTACTCTTTGCTGTTAATTTTAAAATAAAAAGTATTTAAGCTATTATAGTCTCGTAGCTCAGCTGGTTAGAGCGCTACACTGATAATGTAGAGGTCGGCAGTTCGAGTCTGCCCGGGACTACAAATAACTAAAGTACTAAGGAAATTCTGGAAGTAAGAGGATTCTACATTCATAATTTAGAATTTATTCTGAATTTCATAATGGGGGATTAGCTCAGCTGGCTAGAGCGCTTGCCTTGCACGCAAGAGGTCATCGGTTCGACTCCGATATTCTCCACAACGGCTTAATGTTGTTGCTGATTTAATTATCAGTGGCGATTCGCCTCAAGTTCATTGACATATTGGTAAAATGATATCGTAAGAATCAAATAGATAGAGAACAATTAGAATATTTATATTCTAATTAAATAATTTTTTTATAAAAATATAAAAGAGTTCATTATAGTGTGGTAACACACTGTAGCAAAAAGTACAATAAGTTAAGTAAGGGCGTATGGCGGATGCCTAGGCTCTCAGAGACGACGAAGGACGTGATAAGCTGCGATAAGCTACGGGGAGGGGCACATACCTTTTAATCCGTAGATTTCCGAATGGGGCAACCCGGCATGTTGAAGACATGTCACCTCGTAAGAGGAGTAAACCCGGTGAACTGAAACATCTAAGTAACCGGAGGAAGAGAAAACAATAGTGATTCCGTTAGTAGTGGCGAGCGAACGCGGATTAGCCCAAACCTATTTTGTTACGGCAAAATAGGGGTTGTAGGGCCACGATATTCGAAGATAAGTGAATTAGAACTGTTTGGAAAGACAGACCATAGAGGGTGATAGTCCCGTAAAAGTAAGCGAATTTTAGATAGTGGTACCCTGAGTAGTGCGGGACACGAGTAATCCTGTATGAATCCACCGGGACCATCCGGTAAGGCTAAATACTCCTGAGAGACCGATAGTGAACTAGTACCGTGAGGGAAAGGTGAAAAGAACCCTAAGTAAGGGAGTGAAATAGAACCTGAAACCGTACGCCTACAAGCGGTCGGAGCAACTTCGAGTTGTGACGGCGTGCCTTTTGCATAATGAGCCTACGAGTTACTGTTTCTAGCAAGGTTAATTGATTAAGTCAAGGAGCCGTAGCGAAAGCGAGTCTGAATAGGGCGCTTTAGTTAGTAGTAGTAGACGCGAAACCGAGTGATCTACCCATGGGCAGGTTGAAGCTGTAGTAACATACAGTGGAGGACCGAACCAGTTGACGTTGAAAAGTCTTTGGATGACCTGTGGGTAGGGGTGAAAGGCCAATCAAACTCGGAAATAGCTCGTACTCCCCGAAATGCATTTAGGTGCAGCGTTGAGTAAAAGTTTTATAGAGGTAGAGCTACTGATTGGATGCGGGGGCTTCACCGCCTACCAATTCCTGACAAACTCCGAATGCTATAAAATGTTTCTCAGCAGTGAGGGCATGGGTGCTAAGGTCCATGTCCGAGAGGGAAAGAACCCAGACCATCAGCTAAGGTCCCCAAATATATGTTAAGTTGAAAAAACGAGGTGAAATTGCTTAGACAGCTAGGATGTTGGCTTGGAAGCAGCCATTCATTTAAAGAGTGCGTAACAGCTCACTAGTCGAGCGATTTTGCATGGATAATAATCGGGCATAAACATATTACCGAAGCTATGGATTAACGTTGAAAGACACGTTAGTGGTAGGGGAGCATTGTAATCAGCGTAGAAGGTGTACTGTGAGGTATGCTGGAGTGTTTACAAAAGAAAATGTAGGCATAAGTAACGATAATGGGGGCGAGAAACCCCCACACCGAAAGACTAAGGTTTCCTCAGCGATGCTAATCAGCTGAGGGTTAGTCGGGTCCTAAGGCGAATCCGAAGGGAGTAGTCGATGGATAACAGGTTAATATTCCTGTACTTCTTATAATTGCGATGGGGTGACGGAGTAATGAAAGCACCGCGAACTGACGGAATAGTTCGTTGAAACATGTAGCTATTAGAACTGTAGGCAAATCCGCAGATCTAGGTGAAATGTGATAGTACCAAGCGTCTTCGGACAATTGGATAGTGTGCCTAAGGGCTTCCAAGAAAAACCTCTAAGCTTCAGATTATAAGAACCCGTACCGTAAACCGACACAGGTAGTTGGGATGAGAATTCTAAGGTGCTCGAGAGATTCATGGCTAAGGAACTAGGCAAAATAGACCCGTAACTTCGGGAGAAGGGTCGCCCATCTTCGGATGGGCCGCAGTGAAAAGGTCCAGGCGACTGTTTATCAAAAACACAGGGCTTTGCTAAATTGAAAGATGATGTATAAGGCCTGACACCTGCCCGGTGCTGGAAGGTTAAGTGGAGGGTTTAGCTTCGGCGAAGATCTGAAATGAAGCCCCAGTAAACGGCGGCCGTAACTATAACGGTCCTAAGGTAGCGAAATTCCTTGTCGGGTAAGTTCCGACCTGCACGAATGGTGCAACGATCTGGACACTGTCTCAGCCATGAGCTCGGTGAAATTGTAGTATCGGTGAAGATGCCGATTACCCGCAGCGGGACGAAAAGACCCCGTGAACCTTTACTATAGCTTAGTATTGGCTTTGGATAAGTAATGTGTAGGATAGGTGGGAGACATTGAAGCGGCGTCGCTAGGCGTTGTGGAGTCGTCCTTGAAATACCACCCTTTGCTTATCTAGAGTCTAACTCAGAGATGAGGACAGTGCTTGGTGGGTAGTTTGACTGGGGTGGTCGCCTCCAAAAGAGTAACGGAGGCTTCTAAAGGTACCCTCAGTACGCTTGGTAACCGTACGTAGAGTGCAATGGCATAAGGGTGCTTGACTGAGAGACATACAGGTCGATCAGGTTGGAAACAAGAGCATAGTGATCCGGTGGTTCCGCATGGAAGGGCCATCGCTCAAAGGATAAAAGGTACTCCGGGGATAACAGGCTGATCTCCCCCAAGAGCTCATATCGACGGGGGGGTTTGGCACCTCGATGTCGGCTCGTCACATCCTGGGGCTGGAGAAGGTCCCAAGGGTTGGGCTGTTCGCCCATTAAAGTGGCACGCGAGCTGGGTTCAGAACGTCGTGAGACAGTTCGGTCTCTATCTGCTGTGGGCGTTAGAAATTTGCGTGGATCTGACTCTAGTACGAGAGGACCGAGTTGGACTGACCTCTAGTGTACCTGTTGTTTCGCCAGAAGCATAGCAGGGTAGCTACGTCGGGAAGGGATAAGCGCTGAAAGCATATAAGCGCGAAACCCACCACAAGATGAGATTTCTTTAAAGGGTCGTTGGAGATTACAACGTTGATAGGTCATAGGTGTAAAGGCAGTAATGTCATAGCCAAGTGATACTAATAACCCATAGACTTATGTACGCTTCCCGCCGAAAGGCGGGAGCAGAACCTCTTTATTTATTACGAAAAAAACGATATTATTTTACCATATGTCAACTTATACAGTTGAAGCAATTCAACTGAAAATTTTAGGGTGGTTATAGCATTGGGGCTCACCTCTTCCCATCTCGAACAGAGAAGTTAAGCCCAATCGCGCCGATGGTACTGCATTTATGTGGGAGAGTAGGTCGCCGCCTTTCTTTAAACCTCAATTCTTACGAATTGAGGTTTTTTTTTGTGCTAAACTCAAAGTAGAATGCCTAACTGTGTGAAAACGGATTATCTGTGACGGTACTCGTTACAAACGAGCACTAGCCTTGCGTGAATCTTTATTTTTTATCGATCTTAATTTATTATAGGTTTACCTTAATTCTTTGGAATTGAGTTTTTTATGTGCTAAACAGAAAGCACAGTCTTTTTTTTATCACATTATATAAAACTATCTATGTTGTTATTTCTACGATAGTAGAAATCTCATATCTTTGATTATAGAATACTTTACATTGTTAGATGATTTCTCCCCAAAAGGTAGAAATGACAAACTGGTGTAAAATCTGTTTATCTTTGATGGTACTCGTTACAAACGAGCACTAGCCTTGCGTGTATTCTAGTTATTTGTCAATCTGAATTTATTTTAGGTTTACATTAATTCTTTGGAATTGAGTTTTTTGTTTTAAAGTGAAATCAGAGTTATTTTTTTAGCACATTATATAAAACTATCTATGTTGTTATTTCTATGATAGTAGAAATCTCACATGATTGATAATACAATCTTTTACACTGTTATGTGATTTCTCTCAAAAAGATCAAATGACAAACTGTATGTAAAAATTAATTATCTATGATGGTACTCGTTACAAACGAGCACTAGCCTTGCGTGAATCTTTGTTATTTTAATCGATCTTAATTTATTATAGGTTTACCTTAATTTTTTGGAATTGAGTTTTTTGTTTTAAACTGAAATCAGAGTTATTTTTTTAGCACATTATATAAAACTATCTATGTTGTTATTTCTACGATAGGTGAAATCTCACATGATTGATAATACAATCTTTTACACTGTTATATGATTCTCTCAAAAAGCTCAAATGACAAACTGTATGTAAAAATTAATTATCTATGATGGTACTCGTTACAAACGAGCACTAGCCTTGCGGGAATTTTTATTTTTTATCGATCTTAATTTATTATAGGTTTACCTTAATTCTTTGGAATTGAGTTTTTTGTTTTAAAGTGAAATCAGAGTTATTTTTTTAGCACATTATATAAAACTATCTATGTTGTTATTTCTACGATAGGTGAAATCTCATATGACTGATAACACAATACTTTATACTGTTATGTGATTTCTCTCAAAAAGCTCAAATGACAAACTGTATGTAAAAATTAATTATCTATGACGGTACTCGTTACAAACGAGCACTAGCCTTATCTTAATCTTTATTACTTTTCCATCTGAATTTATTCTAGATTCTACTTAATTCGTTAGAACCAAGTTTTTTGTTTTAAACTGAAATCAGTGTCATTTATTCATTAGATAGAAAGAGCTATGTTGTTATTTCAATGGTAGCAGATATCTCTTATGCTTGATAATAAAATATTACATTGTTATTAGACTTTTCTTTAAAGGTTAAAAATGACAAACCTGTTGTAAAAATAATTTTATGTAACGGTACTCGTTACAAATGGGTATTAGACTTAACTTATGATTTGTTATTTTGTCAATCTCACTTTAGATTTTATAAAGTATTATTTTAAGTATTTTAGATACTAAAATAAGTTAAGTCTGAGTAGGTTTACTCCATTATGGGGTTGGTAATTTATTTTATAATTATAATCTACAAGGAACAAAAACAGCTGTAATGGTAATTTAACAAGGTGAGATAGATTCTCAGCATGATTGGTATTAATAGATTTTCTTATTCTACTGCGTGAAGGATAGTAGTGAAAAGCCCACAGTGAGCTGCGAACGAGGACTTGTAGCTGATAGCCTGACCATTTTAATCTATATATTATTTATATATAATTGGTGATTTTTAAATGGGCACGCCCTAAACATTCAATTTTAGAATTAATAAAAAAATCTCAGGTTAATTAATTAACCTGAGATTTTAAAACTTACTCACTTTGTGAGACAGTGCCTATAAATGAGTTCATAATTATAAGATATAACGTACGTTCATTTTTAAAAATGTAATTTATTTATAGTATTAAACTCTATAAATTTTATTAAACAAGTCTTTATAGATTTCTTTGATGATTGCTCGTTTCATTTTCATGGTTGGAGTTAAATGTCCATCTTCAATAGACCAGACGTCTGGTGTTAGTTCAAAACGCTTTATTTGTTCCCATTTACCAAAGTTTAAGTTGCATTTATCTACTTCTTTCTGAATACGTTCAATTACAATATCTGAGTTAGCTATTTCTTTATTTGTGGTACCAATATTTAAATTTTTATGTTTAATCCATTCTTTGATAAAATCAAAATTTGGTTGTATAAAAGCAGCTGGCATTTTTTCTCCTTCTCCTATAACCATCACTTGTTCTATAAATAAGGATTGTTTTAGTTCACCTTCTAATAATGGTGGTACTACATATTTACCTCCAGATGTTTTAAACATTTCTTTAGTTCTACCTGTAATCTTTAAGAAGCCCTCACTATCTAGTTCTCCTTTGTCTCCAGTGTAAAAATAACCTCCTTTTAATACATTTTCAGTTCTTTCTAAGTCTTTGTAATAACCTAGCATTACATTAGATCCTTTAACTAAAATTTCTCCAGTTTCTGCAATTTTTACTTCAACGTTATCTATTACTTTACCAACAGTACCAACTTTAAAACCTTTATTTCTTTGATCATTTACAGAAATTACAGGAGATGTTTCTGTTAAACCATACCCTTCCATTATTGGCATTCCTGCTGCTGCAAATACCTTTGTTAATCTGGGTTGCAGTGCAGCACTACCGGAAACCATTATTTTTAATTCTCCTCCTAAAGCCGCTTGCCATTTAGAGAAAATTAATTTTCTAGCTATTTTTAATTGTGTTTCATACCACCAACCATTTACACCATAAGGTTCATACTTTAATCCTAAATTTACTGCCCAAAAGAACAATCCTTTTTTTATACCGGTTAGAGCCTCTCCTTTTAAAATTATTTTATCGTAAATTTTTTCATACAAACGAGGTACCGCAGTCATTACATTTGGTTTTATTTCTTGTGCATTTTCAGATAATTTTTCAATTGATTCTGCAAAATAAATAGAAACTCCACAATATTGATATAGATATAAAATCATGCGTTCAAATATATGACAGATCGGTAAAAAACTTAAACCAATAGATTTTCCATAATCAAAAGGAACACGTTTTTCTGAACTTAAAACATTGCTAACTATATTTCTATGTGATAACATAACTCCTTTAGGTTTACCTGTGGTACCAGATGTATAAATTAAAGTAGCTAAATCGTCTGTTTTTACATTGTTTTTTCTTTCTTCAACAATGTTTTGATTACTAGTGTCTTTACCAGACTCTAATATCTCATTCCAACTTTTTTCACCTATTATATCATCAAATGTATAAACAGCCTTTAAACTGGTGTTACTTTTTATCTTATTTATTTTTGTTAGAACCTCTATATCTGAAACAAAACAATAAATAGATTCTGAATGATTTAAAACATATTCGTAATCTTCTTCTGAGATCGTTGGATAAATTGGTACATTTTGTGCACCGGTTTGTAATATTCCAATATCACATATGTTCCATTCTGTTCTATTTGTAGATGAAATTACAGCGATCTTATCATTTGGTTTTATGCCTAAATTAATTAACCCTCTACTAATTTGGTTGGCCTGATCAATATATTGTTGCGTTGTAATAGATTGCCAACTACCATTGGTTTTAGAACTAAATGCTTTTTCTAAATTATAGGTTTCTAATTGGTAATAAGGAAAATCGAATAATCTTGTAACTTCTACTGCCATATATTCATATTATAATTGAAGTAGGCAAATTATGAATTTTAGATTGATTTAACAAATACTTACTATAAGAGTTTTTTATTAAGAATAATTTAATTTTTATACAACAATATATTCATATTATTAATTAATATAATATTTGTTTGTGAGTCTTGTATTCTAACTATTGTTTTATTTAAAGGGACTTCTATATTTCTCATAGAAATCTATTATTGTGATATTTAGAAAAAAAAAAGCTAGCTTTTTTTAAAAAGCTAGCTGTATACGGTTTTGGTTAGCCCCCTAATTCCAACCTCTTCCATTATGGGTGCAATCTATAATTAATTGTATAAATTATAGCAGGTATAAATACCTATTTTGCATTTATCAGGTGTTTATTAAAGCTTTTTCCGTTAATTTTAGTGTATTTGGAATCAATCTCGTAGTCAACTTTCATATTTGTAATATTAAATTCACCAGAGACTTTCATGTATTTGATGTTTAAGTCTTCTTTAAAATTGGTGTTTTTAAAAGACACACCATCTAAAAATTGCGTGTATTTATATGTTGCTACCTCTTTAAATATTGCATCTTTAAAACTTACATTACTATTAAACTTCGCGTATTTAAAAGTAGCAATTTCATAGTAGGTTGTATTTGTAAAATTAATTTTGCTATCAAATTTAGCATATTTAAAAGTGCTATCATCTTTAAATGTACTTCCAGAGAAATCAGTGTTTTTTTCAAAGCGAGAGTATTTAAACATTGCTTTATGCTCAAATATGCAGTTCTTAAAAATAGTTTCATTTTCAAAACTAGCTGTAAAAGTTAGTTCAGATTCTTTATCTGGTATATAGGCTAAAACATCATCTTTAAAAGTACAGTTGATAAAAGAAATATTTACATCTATTATTTTTTTAATTTCGTTAGTTGAGTTTTCAGAATTCCAATTAAACCAGCTACTTTTCTTTTTATTAGATTTTTTTTTAAGAGCTTCATTCTTAAAAGTAAAATCTAATACACCAATAATAGTCGAATTATTTATTGAAATTGATTTTCCTGCTTTTATATCTTCCATAATAGTAGCGGCTTTAATTTTATTTTGAGCAATACTAATAGTAGAGATTAAAAATAATGTGATTGCAAATAGAACTTTTTTATTTTTCATTTTATGAATATTAATTGTTATACATAATAATGACTTTTTTTTTTATAGATTGTGACACTTTAACCATATAAATATTTTAAACTCGTAATTACAGGAGTACAGCGTTATTTACAAAATGCAAAAAAGACCAAATAATTAAATTTGATCTTTTTAAACTCCATAGCAAATATACTTTGTATAATATAATTAAAATATTTCCCCCAAAACATTTTATAATAGTATATAAGTAGGCAAATATAGAAATAGTAGAACTAATTTTTTTGTAATAAATCGTAATAGTTATTTTTTAAAGCTTGCTTTACAATTATGTAATCTTCTTTAAAGTAATTTTTAAAAGAGTTTGAAGTAAATAATTTAAAATCTTTAGCAAAGTGAGATTCATCATAATAATCGTACATGAATATTAAGTCTTTTAATTCTATCTGACCTTTTTCATATTTTCTCATTAAATTTAGAAAACGTTTTATTTGAATATACTTACCAGGTGTTATACCAACCATTTTTTTAAACTCAGTTTCTAATGTCTTTTGCCCAAAAGGAATGGTCTTTAAAATATCATTTACAGAAATTAACCCTTCTTTTTTATTTATCAGTAGAATAACATGATCTATAATTATAGTCTTTTTATCTTCTAGGATAGGTAAAGAGTTTAGAAAAATAGAGATTTCTTTAAATAGGTTTTCATAATTATCTTGGTAATTTAAAAAGATAGTTTTTAATTTTTTTGATAAATTTGGTTTTAAAGAATCTAACGGAAGATGTTGGTTTGTTATTTTAGAAAGATCAATATTGGTTAATTTAAATAGTGTAGTAGGTTTAAAACTAATTCCACAACACAAACCTACATTGTCTACAACAACAGGATATGATTTTATAAATTGTCCAAATATAGTTAGCCCTTTTAATTCTTTTTTACTTTTATTTTGTATGGTATATTGGTTACCAGAATAAATATAAGAAATGCTAGAAAACGCCATAGGAATTATGATAGTTGTAAAAGGCGTATCTTTTTTGGAGTATTCAATACTATAGAATTCATCTACTAAATGAGAAGCTGTTTCTGTATTATAATATTTTAAATTCATAAGGATAACTTTATCAACTCTAATAATTTTT
Protein-coding regions in this window:
- a CDS encoding long-chain fatty acid--CoA ligase — encoded protein: MAVEVTRLFDFPYYQLETYNLEKAFSSKTNGSWQSITTQQYIDQANQISRGLINLGIKPNDKIAVISSTNRTEWNICDIGILQTGAQNVPIYPTISEEDYEYVLNHSESIYCFVSDIEVLTKINKIKSNTSLKAVYTFDDIIGEKSWNEILESGKDTSNQNIVEERKNNVKTDDLATLIYTSGTTGKPKGVMLSHRNIVSNVLSSEKRVPFDYGKSIGLSFLPICHIFERMILYLYQYCGVSIYFAESIEKLSENAQEIKPNVMTAVPRLYEKIYDKIILKGEALTGIKKGLFFWAVNLGLKYEPYGVNGWWYETQLKIARKLIFSKWQAALGGELKIMVSGSAALQPRLTKVFAAAGMPIMEGYGLTETSPVISVNDQRNKGFKVGTVGKVIDNVEVKIAETGEILVKGSNVMLGYYKDLERTENVLKGGYFYTGDKGELDSEGFLKITGRTKEMFKTSGGKYVVPPLLEGELKQSLFIEQVMVIGEGEKMPAAFIQPNFDFIKEWIKHKNLNIGTTNKEIANSDIVIERIQKEVDKCNLNFGKWEQIKRFELTPDVWSIEDGHLTPTMKMKRAIIKEIYKDLFNKIYRV
- a CDS encoding pentapeptide repeat-containing protein; protein product: MKNKKVLFAITLFLISTISIAQNKIKAATIMEDIKAGKSISINNSTIIGVLDFTFKNEALKKKSNKKKSSWFNWNSENSTNEIKKIIDVNISFINCTFKDDVLAYIPDKESELTFTASFENETIFKNCIFEHKAMFKYSRFEKNTDFSGSTFKDDSTFKYAKFDSKINFTNTTYYEIATFKYAKFNSNVSFKDAIFKEVATYKYTQFLDGVSFKNTNFKEDLNIKYMKVSGEFNITNMKVDYEIDSKYTKINGKSFNKHLINAK
- a CDS encoding helix-turn-helix domain-containing protein; translation: MNLKYYNTETASHLVDEFYSIEYSKKDTPFTTIIIPMAFSSISYIYSGNQYTIQNKSKKELKGLTIFGQFIKSYPVVVDNVGLCCGISFKPTTLFKLTNIDLSKITNQHLPLDSLKPNLSKKLKTIFLNYQDNYENLFKEISIFLNSLPILEDKKTIIIDHVILLINKKEGLISVNDILKTIPFGQKTLETEFKKMVGITPGKYIQIKRFLNLMRKYEKGQIELKDLIFMYDYYDESHFAKDFKLFTSNSFKNYFKEDYIIVKQALKNNYYDLLQKN